Part of the Halomarina litorea genome is shown below.
GTCCGGTCGGGGACGCCGTGGAACGTGTTCGCCACGAGCGCACCTTCGACCCGTTCGGGCAGGCAGTCGGGGAGGGTGCGCGCGTCCGCCTCGACGGCGTGGACGGTCACTCCCGCCGCCTCGGCCGACTTCGTCAGGGACGCGAGGAGGTCGGGATCGAGGTCGAGACCGTACACCGGTCCGTCGACGAGGCCGGCGGCCGGCACCGTGAAGTGACCGTTCCCGCAGGCCACGTCGAGGAGGGAGTCACAGCGGCCGACGCCGAGGCGTTCGAGCGTCCCCGCCGGGTCCGGCCAGAGTGCCTCCCACCAGTCGCGGTCCGGGTGGCCCGTGTTCTGGAAGTCGCTCATCGTGCGTCGTTCACCGGGCGACCGAATGGGGCTTTCGGGCGGCCGTCGCGACTACTCGTCCCCGTCCTCGTCGTCCGCGTCCCCCGCGTCCCTCGCGTCGTCCTCGCCCACGCTCAGGCCGTCGTCGCCCCGGTCCAGCGCTCGGGGGACGTCGTGGTGGTCGGAGTAGCCGTCGAACCAGCGAATCGTGCGCTCTAACCTGTCTACGACGTGCGCCGGTTCGCCCGACCGGGAGAGTTCGTGGCCCTCGCGGGGGTAGCGCACGAGGCGGGTGTCGACGCCCTGCTTTCTGAGGAAGAGGTAGAGCATCTCGCCGTTGTTGACGGGCACGCGGAAGTCCTCGTCGGCGTGCATCACCAGGGTGGGGGTGGTGACGTCCTCGACGTAGGCGACGGGCGAGTGCTCCCAGAGGAACTCGGGGTCCTCCCACGGCGTCGTCCCGAAGTCCATCTCGACGAGTTTGAACGCGTCCGTCGACCCGTAGAACGACGAGAGGTCGTAGACGCCCCGCTGGGCCACCGCGCCCGCGAACCGGTCGGTGTGGCCGACCAGCCACGCCGTCATGTAGCCGCCGAACGAGCCCCCGGTGACGAACTGGTTCTCCTCGTCGACGTACTCCCGCCCGGCCACGAGGTCCGCGCCCGCGAGGACGTCCGTCGCGGTCACGTCGCCCCAGTCGCGTTCGATGGCCATCGCGTGGTCCTCGCCGTAGCCCGTCGACCCGCGCGGGTTACACCAGAAGACGACGTAGCCGCGCGCCGCCAGCAACTGGAACTCGTGCCACATCGTCCCCGACGTGCTCCACATGACGTGCGGGCCGCCGTGTATCTCGACGGCGAGGGGGTACTGCTCGTCGTCGCCCTCGTCGAAGTCCGGGGGTGTCAGCACCCACCCCTGAATCTCGGTTCCTCCCTCACCGGACTGCGTCCGGTTGCTCGACGAGCTCTGCTCGTCGTAGGACTCGAACCACACCTCCTCCGGTTCGCCGACGTGGCGGTCGCCGAGGAGGTCGGCGTTGACCGCGGTGAGTCGCGTCACCTCCCCGTTCTCGGCGAAGAACACGTCGCCGGGGTGGTCCCACTCGCTCCGGATGAACGCGACGCGACTCTCGCGGACCGAGAGGCCGGAGAGTTCACCGCCCCCGACGACGCGTTCGGGGGAAGCGTCGAGACCGGCCCGCCGGAGGACCACCTCTCCCTCGTCGGGCGTGAGGAAGTACAGCGACCGGCCGTCCCACCGGAAGCCGCCGGGGACGACGGTCCGGTCGAGGTCGGCGGTGAGCACCGTCTCGTCGCCCGTCCCCCGGTCGAGGGCGACGAGGTCCGTCTGGCGCATCGCGGCCTTCTCCTCGAGGGTGCGGGGGTAGGCCAGCAGGCCGTCCCCGGTGGCGGCGAGGCCGCCGATCCAGCCCGTCGTCTCTGCCACCGTCTCGGCCTCGCCGGATTCGAGCGAGAGGGCGTCGACGTCGTAGCGGATGGTGTCGTCGGGTTCCGGGTCGCGGTTGACGGCGTAGTAGAGCGTCTCCCCGTCGCCGAACTCAGGGACGAGGAAGTCCCGGTCGCCGTCGGTGTGGCGGGTCACCTCGTCCGCCTCGCCCCCGAGCGAGACGGTGTAGACGTGACTGCGCGTGCCGTCGAGGTAGGCCGCCCCCGCGCGGTACACCATCCGGTCGACGACGCGCGGGTCGGGCGTCTCGCGTTCGTACTCCTCGTCGCCCTCGGTGTCGAGGCCCTCCTCGCGTTCGGCTTCGGTGGTGCGCTGACAGAAGGCGATTCGGTCGCCGTCGGGCGACCAGACGAGGTTCGAGACGCCGCCGACCACGTCCGTCACCTGCCGTGCCTCGCCGCCGTCGGTGGGCAGGACCCACAGTTGCGGGGCGTCCGCGTCCCCGCGGACGCTGGTGAACGCGAGGCGGTCGCCGGAGGGACTCCAGCGCGGTTCGGCGTCGCGCCCCTCGCGTGCCGTGAACGAGCGGGCCTCGCCCTCCCCGTCGGCGTCGACGACGTAGACGGTGGACTCGTACTCCTCGTCGCCGTCGGGGACCGTCCGGACGAAGGCGACGCGGGTGCCGTCCGGGGAGAGCCGTGGGTCGCTCACCTTCGCGACGTCGTGGAAGTCGGACGCGTCGATGGACTGCATACCCGTACCCCGGAGACGTGCCGACGTAGCTCTGTGCAT
Proteins encoded:
- a CDS encoding S9 family peptidase; the protein is MQSIDASDFHDVAKVSDPRLSPDGTRVAFVRTVPDGDEEYESTVYVVDADGEGEARSFTAREGRDAEPRWSPSGDRLAFTSVRGDADAPQLWVLPTDGGEARQVTDVVGGVSNLVWSPDGDRIAFCQRTTEAEREEGLDTEGDEEYERETPDPRVVDRMVYRAGAAYLDGTRSHVYTVSLGGEADEVTRHTDGDRDFLVPEFGDGETLYYAVNRDPEPDDTIRYDVDALSLESGEAETVAETTGWIGGLAATGDGLLAYPRTLEEKAAMRQTDLVALDRGTGDETVLTADLDRTVVPGGFRWDGRSLYFLTPDEGEVVLRRAGLDASPERVVGGGELSGLSVRESRVAFIRSEWDHPGDVFFAENGEVTRLTAVNADLLGDRHVGEPEEVWFESYDEQSSSSNRTQSGEGGTEIQGWVLTPPDFDEGDDEQYPLAVEIHGGPHVMWSTSGTMWHEFQLLAARGYVVFWCNPRGSTGYGEDHAMAIERDWGDVTATDVLAGADLVAGREYVDEENQFVTGGSFGGYMTAWLVGHTDRFAGAVAQRGVYDLSSFYGSTDAFKLVEMDFGTTPWEDPEFLWEHSPVAYVEDVTTPTLVMHADEDFRVPVNNGEMLYLFLRKQGVDTRLVRYPREGHELSRSGEPAHVVDRLERTIRWFDGYSDHHDVPRALDRGDDGLSVGEDDARDAGDADDEDGDE
- a CDS encoding class I SAM-dependent methyltransferase; the protein is MSDFQNTGHPDRDWWEALWPDPAGTLERLGVGRCDSLLDVACGNGHFTVPAAGLVDGPVYGLDLDPDLLASLTKSAEAAGVTVHAVEADARTLPDCLPERVEGALVANTFHGVPDRTDLARRVHETLLPGGRFAVVNWHDRPPEETPALGEPRGPPTGLRMSPEETADAVEPAGFSAEETVDLPPHHYGIVFERE